The Paraburkholderia megapolitana genomic sequence TTTACCGCACCATCGAAAAGTACACGCCGCAACTCGTGTCGTGGAACGGCGGCGGCTTCGACCTGCCGGTACTGCATTACCGCGCGCTGCTGCACGGCGTGCGCGCGTCGCGCTACTGGGATCTCGGCGAGGACGATCGCGAGTTCAAGTGGAACAACTACATCAGTCGCTACCATTCGCGTCACACCGACCTGATGGACGTACTCGCGATGTATCAGGCACGCGCGAATGCGCCGCTCGATGCGCTCGCGAAGCTGTGCGGCTTTCCCGGCAAGCTCGGGATGGACGGCGGCCAGGTGTGGCACGCGTACCAGGAAGGGCGTCTCGAAGAAATCCGCAATTATTGCGAGACTGACGTCGTCAATACGTACCTGCTGTACTGCCGCTTCCAGTTGATGCGCGGTGGGCTTTCGCAGGCGGAATACGACGACGAGATCGTCCTCGTGAAGAACTCGCTGGCACTGGAGCCCGCGCCACACTGGGCCCAGTATCTGGCTGCGTTCGAAGCCTGACTCCGCAACCACGTGCTGCGCTGCCCACGGGCCGCGCGCACCGTCAAATCCCCGGCGCCGCCCGCCGTTCGTCTACAATCTCGCCTTCCCCATTAGTCTGTCAGGAAGCTGCAGGTGTCCGAAACTGCCCGTCACCGCATGCGTAAAGGCAAAAGAAAGCCTGCGCAGGCGGCCCCCGCTGCCGACGTCGCCCAAGTCGCGGCCCCCATTCTGGAAATCGATTCGCTCGATATGGAAGCGCGCGGCGTCGGCCGCACGGTCACCGAAGACGGTACGCCCGGCAAGGTGATCTTCGTCGAAGGCGCGTTGCCAGGCGAACGCGTTACCTATGCGAGCTACCGGAAGAAACCGAGTTTCGAACAGGCGGAAGTCGTCGAGGTACTGCGCGAAAGCGTGATTCGCACGAAACCGAAGTGCAGGTTCTTCGGCACTTGCGGCGGTTGCTCGATGCAACACCTCGATGTGCGCGCGCAGATCGCCGTGAAGCAGCGCGTGCTCGAAGACAACCTTGCGCATCTGGCGAAGCTGCGGGCGGAGACCATCTTCCGGCCGATTCATGGACCGTCGTGGGGCTACCGTTATCGTGCGCGGCTCACCGTGCGCAACGTTGAGAAGAAGGGCGGCGTGCTGGTCGGATTCCATGAACGCAAGAGCAGCTACGTCGCCGACATGACGAGCTGCGAAGTATTGCCGCCGCACGTTTCGGCGATGCTCGTGCCGCTGCGCCAGCTGGTCGGATCGCTGTCGATTCGCGACCGCATGCCGCAGATCGAACTCGCGGTCGGCGCATCCGTGACCGCGCTCGTGCTGCGTGTGCTCGAGCCGATCAATGCCGCCGACGAACAGCATCTGCGCGATTTCGCCGACGAATACAAGGTACAGTTCTGGCTCCAGCCGCAAGGACCGGACTCGGTGGTGCCGTTCTATCCGCTCGATGTTCCGCTCGATTACACGCTGCCGGAATTCGATATCCGGATGCCGTTCCGGCCCACCGACTTCACCCAGGTCAATCACCAGATCAACCGCGTGCTGGTAGGGCGTGCGCTGCGATTGCTCGCACCGGCGCGGAACGATCGCGTGCTCGATCTGTTTTGCGGGATCGGCAACTTCACGCTGCCGCTCGCGCGGCTGGCGCGTGAGGTGGTGGGTATAGAAGGCAGCGAGGTGCTCACTACGCGTGCGCTCGAAAACACGCAGGAGAACGGCGTGGCGGGGCATACGTCGTTTGCGTGCCGCAACCTGTTCGAAGTCACCGCCGACGACATCCGCGCGCTCGGTGCATTCGACAAGTACCTGATCGATCCGCCTCGCGAAGGCGCATTGGCCATCGCGAAGGCGCTGGCGGAGATCGCGCAGAGCGGCACCGGGCCGCTGCCGCAACGCATCGTCTACGTGTCGTGCAACCCCGCAACGCTGGCCCGCGATGCCGGCCTGCTGGTTCACGAAGCGGGTTACCGGCTCAAGGGGGCGGGCGTGGTGAACATGTTCCCGCATACGTCGCACGTCGAATCGATTGCGTTGTTCGAGCGCGATTAGCCTGCGGCAGGAGCGGTAAAGAAAAACGCCACGGCGATTGCCGTGGCGTTCTGTTTTGCGGGCGGACTACGTGTGGCCTAGAACTGCCACCACGATTTTTCCTTGCCCGGTCGCGCATGCCCTGTGATATACGGGCTGTCCGGGAAGGTGCCGGCCAGGATGCGCTTCGTGTCGTCGGCCAGTTGCGGCTGGTCCAGCTTCTGATACGACAGCATCATGATGTGCAGTGCGTCTTCGATGGCGGGCGCGTTCTTGTATTGCTGGATGGCCAGCTGCGCGCGGTTGATCGCCGCCACGTAAGCGCCGCGGCGATAGTAGTAATCGGCAGCATGGACTTCGTGCGACGCAAGCGCGTTGACGATGTAGCGCATGCGTTGCGCGGAATCGGGTGCGTACTTGCTGTTCGGGAACCGGTCGACCACGACCTTGAACGCGTCATACGACTCGCGCAGCGACTTCGGATCGCGCTCGCTCATGTCCTGGCCCGAGAAGCGGCCGAACAGACCAAGGTCGTCGTTGAAGTGGATCATGCCCTTCAGGTAATACGCGTAAGGGATGTCCGGATGATCCGGATGCAGCTGGATGAAGCGGTCGACGGCCTGGTCGGCAGCGTCGGTTTCGCTATCCTTCCAGTTGCAGTACGCGACGTTGATCTGTGCCTGCTGGGCGAAATGGCCAAACGGATCGCGACCTTCGAGTGCTTCGAAATATTTCGCGCACTTGCCCCAGTCGCTGCCGTTCATCGCATCCTGGGCCTCCGTATATAATTTGTTATTCGCCCATGTGGCCGTTTCGTCGGTCTTTTGCGGTAGCCCGTGACAGGCCGCCACCAGTACAACGGCCGCTGCGCACGCGATATAGCGGGCCACGTTCATGATCGTCTTTCGGGCCGTAGTCTTCTGGACAGCCGCTTCAGCGGTTGCCGTCCCCAGGCCCGTATTCATAATGGTGTTCAAGGCTCGCATTTCCCAGTCTAGCTTTACGTCCAGGTGACCCAGACTCGATGACCCGCTCTTATACTCCGGTAGCCGCTGCCGGCGTCCAGAATAGCAACGAAGATTATAGCCCAGGTGCAGAGGCCGCCGACGCAGCAGGGGTGGATTCGCTCGACGACGACCTCGCCGGCGACGCGCTGGTGCCGCTTGCGCCGGCCTCCGCGGAGGCCGGATCGGCAGAAACGGCGCCGCGCGTGGTCGCGGTGCCCGCCGAACTTGCCGGTGAACGGCTCGACAAGGTCCTCGCAAAGGTATTTCCGGAATTTTCCCGCAGCCGCCTGCAAAGCTGGATCGAGGCACAACGTGTGCGGGTGGATGGCGCGCCCGCGAAAATCCGTCAACCGGTACCGCTCGATGCGGTCATCGAACTGATTCCCGATCTGCTTCCCGAGCAGCTCGCGTTCACGCCTGAACCCGTGCCGCTGTCGATCGTTTATGAAGACGACACGCTCGTCGTCATCGACAAGCCTGCGGGTCTCGTCGTCCATCCGGCTGCCGGCAACTGGAGCGGCACGGTGCTGAACGGCCTGCTGCATCGTTATGGCGCCGCTGCCGCGGGGCTACCGCGCGCTGGCATCGTGCATCGGCTCGACAAGGAAACGTCAGGCTTGATGGTGGTCGCGCGGACGCTCGAAGCGCAAACCGACCTCGTGCGTCAGTTGCAGGCGCGTACCGTGAAGCGCAGATATCTCGCGCTCGTATGGGGCAACGTGCGGGAAGAGGGCACCATCGATGCGCCGATCGGCCGCGATCCGCGCGAACGCACACGCATGGCCGTGGTCACCAGTGCGGCGGGGAAGCCGGCGCGTACGCATTTCCGGCGCGTCGACAGCACGGTGTGGGAGCGCCAGCCGGTATCGGCGATTCATTGCGATCTGGAAACCGGACGCACGCATCAGATTCGCGTGCATTGCGCGCATATCGGCCATCCGTTACTCGGCGATCCGGTGTATGGCCGTGCCCGCGGCAAGCGTTCGGTGGCGCCGCTGCCGGGCGACTTCGCGCGTCAGGCGCTGCACGCATGGCGCCTCGGCCTGATCCATCCGCAGACCGGCCGTCCGATGCAATGGCGCGCGGCCGTGCCCGACGATATCGCGGCGCTGTCGGAGGCGCTCGGTTTCGGTCAAGGCAATGCGGACGAATACGACGATATGGACGACGACGTTTACGACCAGGACGACGCATCGTTCGATACGCATGACGACGAGGACGATCACGCATGACGCTGCCCGACCTGACGCAGGCCGATATTCTGCAACCCGAATGGCCTGTCGCTGCGCGCGTGCGCGCGCTGGTCACGACGCGTAACGGCGGCGTGAGCGAGCCGCCGTTCGGTCGCTGGCACGATGGCATCGATAGTCCTGGCGGATTGAACCTCGGTTTGCGTGCCGGCGACGATCCGGTTGCTGTTCTTGCGAACCGTGCGCGTCTGCAGCAGTTCGCGGGTATTCGGGAACCCGCGTGGCTTCAGCAGGTTCACGGCGCGGACGTTGTCAATGCCGACGAGGTGCAGCGCAAAGAGGGCGCACCGACGCCGGCAGATGCGAGCGTGAGCAACGTGCCCGGCACTGTTTGTGTCGTGATGATCGCGGATTGCATGCCGGTGCTGCTATGCGACCCGGAAGGCCGGGCAGTGGGCGCGGCACATGCCGGTTGGCGTGGACTCGCTGCGGGTGTCATCGAAAACACGGCGCAGCGGGTTGCGCAACTTGCCGCCGTAGATACGACCGTGCTGCACGCATGGCTCGGTCCGTCGATCGGACCTGCCGCGTTCGAAGTCGGTGTGGACGTTCGTGACGCGTTCATGAACGAGGCCGCTGCTGACGAACGCGACGCAACTGCGCAAGCGTTCGTCGCGCATCCCGATACGCCGGGCAAATACCTCGCCGATCTGCCTGCGCTTGCGCGCGTGCGGTTGCGGCGTATCGGCGTGACGCAAATCGTCGGTGGGGAACATTGCACGGTCACCGAGCGCGAACGTTTCTTCTCCTATCGCCGCGATCGCGACACGGGTCGCATGGCCGCATTGATCTGGCTTGCAGATTGAAATCTGGTGTCGGCGTGTAGACATCGGCGGTGAGGTGGTTTTGCTGCATCGCGTGGCGGCGATGCGCTTTTGCGGTTTCGTGCGTCGTGTGCCTATGCGGTTCGCAAAACAGCTTGTTTCAATAACGCTCAGATGGCCGCATTTTTATGCGCACGAGATTGTCGATCGCCCGGAAAGCCGCGCCACAGGCCGCACATGGGGAAAACGATAATTAAAAAAATATCGCACTGCGGCAAAATCCGGGACAAGCATTGACATGCCTTGCGATGGGGAGCAAGAATGTTTCCCACACACGGAACAGGGCGTGACGAGGTCGCGAGCAATCGCCCACGTGCGCGAGAAACCTGCCTCTCAACCGTCCGCAAGGACTCACCGGTCTAAAGCAGGTATGGCTGCATCACAACAATCCCCGAATTCTTCCCGTACGGATACATCAGCCCGCGAGTCGCAACCGCAGCAATCTGCGGGCGCACAGCAATGGTTCCACGCCTGGATGAAAGCATGGCAGTCGGT encodes the following:
- a CDS encoding 3'-5' exonuclease, coding for MTPILVFDIETIPDVAGIRRLEDLPATLTDAEVAEHAFAARREKTGSDFLQHHLQRIAAISCVFRDNAGFRVRSLGSLEDGEAALIQSFYRTIEKYTPQLVSWNGGGFDLPVLHYRALLHGVRASRYWDLGEDDREFKWNNYISRYHSRHTDLMDVLAMYQARANAPLDALAKLCGFPGKLGMDGGQVWHAYQEGRLEEIRNYCETDVVNTYLLYCRFQLMRGGLSQAEYDDEIVLVKNSLALEPAPHWAQYLAAFEA
- the rlmD gene encoding 23S rRNA (uracil(1939)-C(5))-methyltransferase RlmD, which produces MRKGKRKPAQAAPAADVAQVAAPILEIDSLDMEARGVGRTVTEDGTPGKVIFVEGALPGERVTYASYRKKPSFEQAEVVEVLRESVIRTKPKCRFFGTCGGCSMQHLDVRAQIAVKQRVLEDNLAHLAKLRAETIFRPIHGPSWGYRYRARLTVRNVEKKGGVLVGFHERKSSYVADMTSCEVLPPHVSAMLVPLRQLVGSLSIRDRMPQIELAVGASVTALVLRVLEPINAADEQHLRDFADEYKVQFWLQPQGPDSVVPFYPLDVPLDYTLPEFDIRMPFRPTDFTQVNHQINRVLVGRALRLLAPARNDRVLDLFCGIGNFTLPLARLAREVVGIEGSEVLTTRALENTQENGVAGHTSFACRNLFEVTADDIRALGAFDKYLIDPPREGALAIAKALAEIAQSGTGPLPQRIVYVSCNPATLARDAGLLVHEAGYRLKGAGVVNMFPHTSHVESIALFERD
- a CDS encoding outer membrane protein assembly factor BamD; this encodes MNVARYIACAAAVVLVAACHGLPQKTDETATWANNKLYTEAQDAMNGSDWGKCAKYFEALEGRDPFGHFAQQAQINVAYCNWKDSETDAADQAVDRFIQLHPDHPDIPYAYYLKGMIHFNDDLGLFGRFSGQDMSERDPKSLRESYDAFKVVVDRFPNSKYAPDSAQRMRYIVNALASHEVHAADYYYRRGAYVAAINRAQLAIQQYKNAPAIEDALHIMMLSYQKLDQPQLADDTKRILAGTFPDSPYITGHARPGKEKSWWQF
- a CDS encoding RluA family pseudouridine synthase — protein: MTRSYTPVAAAGVQNSNEDYSPGAEAADAAGVDSLDDDLAGDALVPLAPASAEAGSAETAPRVVAVPAELAGERLDKVLAKVFPEFSRSRLQSWIEAQRVRVDGAPAKIRQPVPLDAVIELIPDLLPEQLAFTPEPVPLSIVYEDDTLVVIDKPAGLVVHPAAGNWSGTVLNGLLHRYGAAAAGLPRAGIVHRLDKETSGLMVVARTLEAQTDLVRQLQARTVKRRYLALVWGNVREEGTIDAPIGRDPRERTRMAVVTSAAGKPARTHFRRVDSTVWERQPVSAIHCDLETGRTHQIRVHCAHIGHPLLGDPVYGRARGKRSVAPLPGDFARQALHAWRLGLIHPQTGRPMQWRAAVPDDIAALSEALGFGQGNADEYDDMDDDVYDQDDASFDTHDDEDDHA
- the pgeF gene encoding peptidoglycan editing factor PgeF produces the protein MTLPDLTQADILQPEWPVAARVRALVTTRNGGVSEPPFGRWHDGIDSPGGLNLGLRAGDDPVAVLANRARLQQFAGIREPAWLQQVHGADVVNADEVQRKEGAPTPADASVSNVPGTVCVVMIADCMPVLLCDPEGRAVGAAHAGWRGLAAGVIENTAQRVAQLAAVDTTVLHAWLGPSIGPAAFEVGVDVRDAFMNEAAADERDATAQAFVAHPDTPGKYLADLPALARVRLRRIGVTQIVGGEHCTVTERERFFSYRRDRDTGRMAALIWLAD